One part of the Treponema sp. OMZ 787 genome encodes these proteins:
- a CDS encoding FlgD immunoglobulin-like domain containing protein encodes MFFLKFGLKAKVFFVLCFFLIGTAVFAYDPLPGGEEKPTLQSPSVAGGQGSVTGGPFGDTVPGSLAVNPALGGAEQRPVLDVSYFLIAGLGKEKGFGHAANAALLYPFRWGNIAGSLHFLNAEFNSLKLGTMGGLRFSYSKDVTEKLLVGAGAYADFGKDWGLGLDIGALYMFGDLGFLKNSKLGLSITGLGKTYNPKATGIKGGASSGSPAIITPRAGFAATLVDIDGFQLGMHTDLSAPFFQNLVINTGLHLLMADMISFKTGFVINTLEAIHKKQSFIPSFNIGVNIKIKSQGTKDSFLNKNGWEENEIRPEFAAKPFHNGIWAFGGGANVHFGLKDNEGPKIQAEMPESGTIYFSPNNDGENDAMEIPLKITDKRYVTAWSCEIKDEKGNTVRTISNKIPLREMKDAASFFKLLGKSKEGVEVPGTLRWDGRTDSGETAPDGKYTFVINAEDDNKNKSVSQNFTAYVDKTAPELKFNKPQGQEALIFSPDGDGNKDAFVFDNTGSNEELWTASISNAQGKVIRTIQVKDKALSPLSWDGKDDAGIFVPDGVYSYKIESVDRAKNKTVSNLSNIIVDTYKPSININIDKNAFSPVSKSNNKLSFIPSIPVTKGLEGWKIEVKNQAGTAVKTYTGSSSKIEPKTFDGKDEAGKPLPEGSYKAFISARYINGHKPLAQTPSFTLDITPPKAEASASHKLFSPDGDGELDTLIFTHKEEKPGTWIAEIYRASSEDSLAGNTAGTPIFTNSFGDKLPPQFEWNGRKADGSFAEDGKYIYVLRGVDEAQNEALSNAVLVELNTEKADIILQSNYTAFSPNNDGVKDSIEFYPIVKSKTKVDSYTVNIKDSNGKIIKAYKGNTPPKKISWNGQADEKPIVPDGLYSAEFEVELANKNKAKSIISSIKIDTVYPEIQISAPYLAFSPVQGNNKPDLPIDQISSSENEWTGRFVDSKNKTVKTLRWKDKADNFIWEADDDTGNKVPDEKYTYIAEAEDEAGNKTVRKLEGIIVDRRQAKGYITAEHKVFSPTGNGIKDVQNISVLTNIDAEIDNWNIQVSDVESGKVFAEWSSKKEEKLPKKLVWDGKSGNSKAPDGRYLATMYVEYKKGDIVTAFTDAFILSTQAPKIGVITSPKYFSPDNDGTDDDLYISLKAESKAGIESWKFEITEPEENGGKLFWKTSGKEKITSELIWDGRSLSGETVQSATDYPFAFTVTDKVGLTSVYRGYIPVDILVIRDGDKLKIAVPSIIFRANAADFDGLETVIVEKNKNILKRIAVILNKFPEYQVQVEGHANTTTGTEKEETTALLPLSKQRAEAVRQFLIKEEVRSTRLSSVGMGSSKPVASLSDRDNWWKNRRVEFILIKQ; translated from the coding sequence ATGTTTTTTTTAAAATTCGGTTTAAAAGCGAAAGTTTTTTTTGTTTTATGCTTTTTTTTGATCGGAACGGCGGTTTTTGCCTATGATCCCCTTCCGGGAGGGGAAGAAAAGCCTACACTTCAATCCCCATCGGTTGCCGGAGGACAGGGCTCGGTTACTGGAGGCCCCTTCGGAGATACGGTTCCGGGCAGTCTGGCTGTCAACCCGGCCTTAGGCGGGGCCGAACAAAGGCCGGTTCTCGATGTTTCATACTTTTTGATTGCGGGGCTCGGCAAAGAAAAGGGCTTCGGCCATGCAGCCAATGCAGCCCTCCTCTACCCCTTTAGATGGGGAAACATTGCGGGAAGCCTTCACTTTTTAAATGCAGAATTTAACTCCTTAAAGCTTGGAACAATGGGCGGCTTACGCTTTTCATACTCGAAGGATGTAACCGAAAAACTTTTAGTAGGAGCCGGAGCCTATGCCGACTTCGGAAAGGACTGGGGACTGGGCCTTGATATAGGCGCCCTTTATATGTTCGGCGACCTAGGATTTTTAAAAAACTCCAAGCTGGGCCTTTCAATAACGGGCTTAGGCAAAACCTACAATCCCAAGGCAACAGGAATAAAGGGAGGAGCTTCAAGCGGAAGCCCTGCAATAATCACTCCGAGAGCAGGCTTTGCTGCAACCTTGGTAGATATTGACGGTTTCCAACTTGGAATGCACACAGATCTTTCAGCACCCTTTTTCCAAAACCTTGTCATTAATACGGGACTTCACCTACTCATGGCCGACATGATATCCTTTAAAACAGGCTTTGTCATCAACACACTTGAAGCAATCCATAAAAAACAAAGCTTTATCCCCTCTTTCAATATAGGGGTCAATATAAAAATCAAATCTCAAGGAACAAAGGATTCCTTTTTAAATAAAAACGGCTGGGAAGAAAACGAAATCCGCCCCGAATTTGCTGCAAAGCCCTTCCATAACGGAATTTGGGCCTTCGGCGGAGGGGCCAATGTTCACTTCGGTCTAAAAGACAACGAAGGACCTAAAATTCAAGCCGAAATGCCCGAAAGTGGAACAATCTACTTTTCTCCCAATAATGACGGAGAAAACGATGCCATGGAAATCCCCTTAAAAATTACGGACAAGCGCTATGTAACGGCTTGGAGCTGCGAAATAAAGGATGAAAAAGGAAACACTGTCCGCACAATTTCCAATAAAATCCCCTTACGCGAAATGAAGGATGCAGCCTCGTTCTTTAAGCTTTTAGGAAAATCCAAAGAAGGCGTTGAAGTGCCCGGCACCCTCCGCTGGGACGGACGCACCGATTCGGGCGAAACAGCCCCGGACGGAAAGTATACCTTCGTAATCAATGCCGAAGACGACAATAAAAATAAATCGGTTTCTCAAAACTTTACAGCCTATGTGGATAAAACAGCCCCGGAACTTAAATTTAATAAGCCTCAAGGGCAAGAAGCTTTAATATTCAGCCCTGACGGGGACGGAAACAAGGATGCCTTTGTTTTCGACAACACAGGTTCAAATGAAGAACTTTGGACTGCAAGTATCAGCAACGCCCAAGGCAAGGTTATCAGAACAATTCAAGTTAAGGATAAGGCTCTTTCTCCCTTAAGCTGGGACGGAAAAGACGATGCAGGGATTTTTGTACCGGACGGAGTTTATAGCTACAAAATAGAATCCGTGGACAGGGCAAAAAATAAAACGGTATCCAATCTTTCAAACATCATTGTGGATACCTACAAGCCTTCGATTAACATAAATATCGATAAAAACGCTTTTTCTCCTGTAAGCAAATCGAATAACAAGCTAAGCTTCATCCCCTCTATTCCGGTTACTAAAGGGCTTGAAGGATGGAAGATCGAAGTAAAAAATCAGGCTGGAACAGCCGTAAAAACATACACAGGCAGCTCCTCAAAAATCGAGCCTAAAACCTTTGACGGGAAGGATGAGGCCGGAAAGCCATTACCTGAAGGCTCTTACAAGGCCTTTATTTCAGCAAGGTATATAAACGGACATAAGCCTTTGGCTCAAACGCCTTCCTTTACCTTGGACATCACACCGCCCAAGGCCGAAGCCTCTGCATCGCACAAACTATTTTCTCCGGATGGGGACGGAGAGCTCGATACTCTCATTTTTACTCACAAGGAAGAAAAACCGGGAACATGGATTGCAGAAATATATAGGGCCTCAAGCGAAGATAGCCTTGCAGGCAATACTGCCGGCACACCGATTTTTACAAACAGCTTCGGCGATAAACTCCCGCCTCAATTTGAGTGGAACGGAAGAAAAGCCGACGGCAGCTTTGCCGAAGACGGTAAGTACATCTATGTATTAAGGGGAGTTGACGAGGCTCAAAACGAAGCTCTTTCAAATGCCGTGCTTGTCGAGCTTAATACAGAAAAAGCCGATATAATTCTTCAATCAAATTATACGGCCTTTTCTCCCAACAACGACGGGGTAAAGGACAGCATAGAATTCTATCCTATCGTAAAATCAAAAACTAAGGTAGACTCATACACGGTAAACATTAAGGATTCAAACGGAAAAATTATCAAGGCCTACAAAGGCAATACCCCTCCAAAGAAAATAAGTTGGAACGGTCAAGCTGATGAGAAACCGATAGTACCCGACGGCCTTTACTCTGCCGAATTTGAAGTTGAGCTTGCAAATAAAAACAAGGCAAAATCAATTATTTCTTCAATAAAGATAGACACGGTTTATCCCGAAATTCAGATTTCGGCTCCCTATTTGGCCTTTTCTCCTGTACAAGGAAACAACAAGCCCGACCTTCCCATAGATCAAATTTCTTCTTCCGAAAACGAATGGACAGGCCGCTTTGTCGATTCCAAAAACAAAACGGTAAAAACCCTAAGATGGAAGGATAAGGCAGATAATTTTATCTGGGAGGCAGATGACGACACCGGCAATAAGGTGCCTGACGAAAAATACACCTACATAGCCGAAGCCGAAGACGAGGCCGGAAACAAAACCGTCAGAAAACTTGAAGGCATCATTGTAGACCGCCGTCAGGCCAAGGGCTACATAACCGCCGAACATAAGGTATTTTCTCCCACAGGCAACGGAATAAAGGATGTTCAAAACATTTCAGTTCTTACCAATATTGATGCCGAAATAGACAACTGGAATATACAGGTTTCGGATGTAGAAAGCGGAAAGGTTTTTGCCGAATGGAGCTCCAAAAAAGAAGAAAAGCTGCCTAAAAAACTTGTATGGGACGGCAAGAGCGGAAACTCTAAGGCACCGGATGGAAGGTATCTCGCAACCATGTACGTCGAATACAAAAAGGGCGACATTGTAACGGCCTTTACCGATGCCTTCATCCTTTCAACTCAAGCTCCCAAGATAGGTGTTATAACAAGTCCCAAGTACTTTAGCCCGGATAATGACGGCACCGATGACGATCTATACATAAGCCTAAAAGCCGAATCAAAGGCCGGTATCGAAAGCTGGAAGTTTGAAATTACCGAGCCTGAAGAAAACGGAGGCAAACTTTTCTGGAAAACTTCCGGAAAAGAAAAGATAACAAGCGAACTCATCTGGGACGGACGCTCCCTTTCGGGCGAAACCGTTCAGTCGGCAACCGACTATCCTTTTGCCTTTACCGTAACCGACAAGGTAGGATTAACTTCGGTTTATAGGGGATATATTCCTGTAGACATCCTTGTCATAAGAGACGGGGATAAGCTTAAAATAGCCGTACCTTCGATTATCTTTAGAGCAAATGCTGCCGACTTTGACGGTCTCGAAACGGTTATTGTAGAAAAAAACAAAAATATCCTAAAGCGTATTGCCGTCATCCTAAACAAATTCCCCGAATATCAGGTTCAGGTTGAAGGACACGCCAATACTACAACAGGTACCGAAAAAGAAGAAACAACAGCCCTGCTCCCCTTATCAAAACAGAGAGCAGAAGCAGTCCGTCAGTTCCTCATAAAGGAGGAAGTGAGAAGTACCCGCCTTTCTTCTGTCGGAATGGGAAGTTCAAAACCTGTAGCTTCTTTGAGCGATAGAGACAACTGGTGGAAAAACCGCCGAGTAGAATTTATTTTGATTAAGCAGTAA
- a CDS encoding septal ring lytic transglycosylase RlpA family protein — protein MKKAILMLILSLSFTLFLTAQGGIISEETYASYYGEAFNGRPTASGEIFDMYSYTAAHKTLPFGTLVEVTNLENGRRVIVRINDRGPFVENREIDVSKAAATALDMLSHGVVRVRLRKIDPNDMGSFSDVTAKENADYQAKNLVRTKEHDFQASTDSAKNKSLVYTPAKASETEGVLWRIQLGSFKREENALRLVKKLRKIGFEPAYEKTETSTRVVLYGIRPHDLEKVKKVLELNSFNDYILRQESW, from the coding sequence ATGAAAAAAGCAATCCTTATGTTAATTTTGTCCTTATCGTTTACTCTTTTTTTAACTGCACAAGGAGGAATTATAAGCGAGGAAACTTATGCTTCGTATTACGGAGAAGCCTTTAACGGAAGACCTACCGCAAGCGGAGAAATTTTCGATATGTATTCGTACACAGCAGCCCACAAAACTCTTCCCTTCGGTACCCTTGTTGAAGTTACAAACTTGGAGAACGGAAGAAGAGTTATCGTTAGAATCAATGATAGAGGCCCCTTTGTAGAAAACCGGGAAATAGATGTTTCAAAGGCTGCAGCAACTGCCTTGGATATGCTTTCCCATGGTGTTGTCAGGGTAAGACTAAGAAAGATAGACCCTAATGATATGGGCTCATTTTCAGATGTTACAGCAAAAGAAAATGCAGACTATCAAGCAAAGAACTTGGTAAGAACAAAAGAACATGATTTTCAAGCTTCAACTGACAGTGCAAAAAATAAAAGCCTCGTTTACACACCCGCCAAGGCTTCAGAAACGGAAGGCGTTTTATGGAGAATTCAGCTAGGATCATTTAAGCGTGAAGAGAATGCCCTGAGGCTTGTCAAAAAATTAAGAAAGATAGGTTTTGAACCTGCTTATGAAAAAACGGAAACTTCTACTAGAGTAGTTTTATACGGTATAAGACCTCACGACCTCGAAAAAGTCAAAAAGGTGCTTGAGCTCAATTCTTTTAATGATTATATCTTACGCCAAGAAAGTTGGTAA
- a CDS encoding glycosyltransferase family 4 protein produces the protein MRIGIFTDCYYPQINGVVTSTMNLQKELEKLNHEVYIITTTFTDFKDEDERHIIRIPSIPFFKWSEFKIGLFLKYTKSYNKVKALNFDIIHTQTEFSMGNFGTFIAKDLNIPSLHTYHTVYEEYTHYILPVGKKPLKKIVRKLSKHYVAPFSGVIAPTEKTKKLLISYGVKNKIYVVPSGINIEKFQVDIPKTEIDSLLKSFNIKSDSFKILFLGRISKEKNIETLINIIPKIIRENKNIQLIIVGDGPDRLELEARVKDLGLEDSIIFTNRIPNDKVPIYYKIADIFISPSKTETQGLTILEAMAAGVPVLVYDDTNVKGIVLHKKTGLLFKENNELLDNIKFALNNKEEIKKYAKEAFKVADNFSSANFAKKIEKIYKELIN, from the coding sequence ATGAGAATAGGAATTTTTACCGATTGCTATTATCCGCAAATAAACGGAGTAGTTACCTCCACGATGAACTTACAAAAAGAATTGGAAAAACTTAATCATGAGGTATATATAATCACAACAACCTTTACTGATTTTAAAGATGAAGATGAAAGACATATTATCCGTATTCCTTCAATTCCGTTTTTTAAATGGTCCGAATTCAAAATAGGCTTATTTTTAAAATATACAAAGTCATACAATAAAGTAAAAGCTTTAAATTTCGATATAATTCATACGCAAACGGAATTCTCTATGGGAAATTTTGGTACCTTTATTGCTAAAGATTTAAATATTCCGTCACTACACACATATCATACAGTATATGAAGAGTATACACACTATATTTTACCTGTAGGAAAAAAGCCTTTAAAAAAAATAGTAAGAAAACTCTCAAAACATTATGTTGCTCCTTTTTCGGGAGTGATAGCACCAACTGAAAAAACAAAAAAACTACTCATAAGCTATGGTGTAAAAAACAAAATTTATGTTGTACCATCAGGAATAAATATTGAGAAATTCCAAGTAGATATTCCCAAAACCGAAATAGACAGCTTACTAAAATCTTTTAACATAAAAAGTGACTCATTTAAAATTTTATTTTTAGGAAGAATATCAAAAGAAAAAAATATTGAAACTTTAATTAATATAATACCAAAAATAATAAGAGAAAATAAAAATATTCAATTAATAATTGTAGGCGACGGACCTGACAGATTAGAACTTGAAGCAAGAGTAAAAGATTTAGGCTTAGAAGATAGTATAATATTTACAAATAGAATTCCAAACGATAAGGTTCCTATATATTATAAAATTGCCGATATATTTATAAGCCCATCAAAAACAGAAACTCAGGGACTGACTATTCTTGAAGCGATGGCCGCAGGTGTTCCCGTTTTGGTATATGACGATACAAATGTAAAAGGAATTGTTTTACATAAAAAGACAGGTCTATTGTTTAAAGAAAACAATGAGCTTTTAGATAACATTAAATTTGCATTAAATAACAAGGAAGAAATAAAAAAATATGCAAAAGAAGCATTTAAGGTTGCCGATAACTTTTCGTCTGCCAATTTTGCAAAAAAAATAGAAAAAATTTATAAAGAATTAATAAATTAG
- a CDS encoding glucose-1-phosphate adenylyltransferase produces the protein MAKVLSIILGGGKGTRLYPLTMHRSKPAVPFGGKHRIIDIPLSNCINSGFRNIYIITQFNSASLHIHIAKAYTFDSFSNGFVEILAAEQTFDNTGWYEGTADSIRKNLHHFRHQNPSHYLILAGDQLYRMDLKKFLNFHKESGSDITVACTPVTREDASGFGIMKVDSDSVITEFMEKPGTDKNIDDWRIPEKSLIKPDDPNKQYLASMGIYIFSAKVMEKCLESDHTDFGKEVIPDAITKGFKVSAFPHTGYWSDIGTIKSFYDATLDLTEIKPKFDFYDADSPIYTHNRNLPPSKVNYAHLSRSMCSDGCVITNATINHSVIGVRSIIESGSFVEDSICMGADYYETHEEKEARLKEGGPNLGIGNHCRIRSAIIDKNVRIGNNVSIGMDQIPPDGDYGFYHVVDGIYVIVKNSIIPDNTSI, from the coding sequence ATGGCAAAAGTTCTTTCCATAATACTGGGAGGCGGAAAAGGAACACGTCTTTATCCGCTTACTATGCATCGGTCTAAACCGGCTGTACCTTTCGGGGGCAAGCATCGAATTATCGATATCCCTCTTTCGAACTGTATAAATTCCGGTTTTAGGAACATTTATATTATAACACAGTTTAACTCGGCTTCTTTGCATATTCATATTGCAAAGGCCTATACCTTCGACAGCTTTTCAAACGGCTTTGTCGAAATTCTTGCAGCCGAGCAAACTTTTGATAATACGGGATGGTATGAAGGCACGGCTGACTCCATCAGAAAAAACCTTCACCACTTTCGGCATCAAAATCCCTCTCATTATCTGATCCTTGCAGGCGATCAGCTGTACCGCATGGATCTAAAGAAATTTTTAAATTTTCATAAGGAATCGGGATCCGATATTACCGTAGCCTGCACTCCTGTAACACGGGAAGATGCCTCAGGCTTCGGTATTATGAAGGTGGATTCAGACTCGGTGATTACCGAGTTTATGGAAAAACCGGGGACCGACAAAAATATAGATGATTGGAGAATCCCTGAAAAATCCCTTATCAAACCGGATGATCCTAATAAACAATATCTTGCCTCAATGGGAATTTATATTTTTAGTGCAAAGGTTATGGAAAAATGTTTAGAGAGCGATCATACCGACTTCGGAAAAGAAGTTATACCGGATGCAATCACTAAGGGATTTAAGGTTTCGGCCTTCCCGCATACTGGTTATTGGTCCGACATAGGAACCATAAAATCTTTCTATGATGCAACCCTTGACCTTACGGAAATAAAACCGAAATTCGACTTTTATGATGCGGATAGTCCTATATATACTCATAACAGAAATCTGCCTCCGTCAAAGGTAAATTATGCACATTTGAGCAGGTCTATGTGCAGTGACGGCTGCGTTATCACAAATGCAACCATAAATCACTCGGTAATCGGAGTCCGTTCAATTATTGAGTCAGGCAGTTTTGTAGAAGACTCTATCTGCATGGGTGCCGACTATTATGAAACCCATGAAGAAAAAGAAGCCCGCTTAAAAGAAGGCGGCCCTAACTTGGGTATAGGCAATCATTGCCGGATACGATCTGCCATCATCGACAAGAATGTGCGTATAGGCAATAATGTTTCCATAGGTATGGATCAAATTCCGCCCGACGGAGACTACGGCTTCTATCATGTTGTAGACGGAATTTATGTTATAGTAAAAAATTCGATAATTCCGGATAATACTTCAATATAA
- a CDS encoding omptin family outer membrane protease: MSVFYRRIIVFIFLFISAYSASSEEGKTSFNFSVYPSLFTGSGFEYVFSSDSLIKSRLDWPFLPAGGLTACTEFKLKNGFYLSFFSSFIIPSYSGRMFDYDYLNPYQPLMMTHFSEHEAYIKKGIDLSLNLGFMKPLVVYKTYSDKKIKIDCSPSIGIRYILNSWDAVDGYTKYPPKTEPPSPVLPDTPITPMTGLGIRYSQTFILPSIGILFRFELPRAWKIDLSTQLCPSVIGFAEDFHYMREYGGLKFVDVFKKKNLSFYLYLSAEKRLSKFFSFFSSVDYTSVIAYNGKSFVYSIKSGLLKDVSATGSSGASLHYTRINLGIKIHILK; encoded by the coding sequence ATGAGCGTTTTTTACAGACGAATCATTGTTTTTATCTTTCTCTTTATAAGTGCTTACTCTGCCTCATCAGAAGAAGGGAAAACTTCTTTTAATTTTTCTGTTTATCCTTCTTTGTTTACGGGGTCGGGATTTGAGTATGTTTTTAGCAGTGATTCGTTAATTAAAAGCCGGCTTGATTGGCCGTTTTTACCTGCCGGAGGGCTTACTGCCTGTACCGAATTTAAACTTAAAAACGGCTTTTACCTTTCCTTTTTTTCTTCATTTATAATTCCTTCTTATTCCGGAAGAATGTTTGACTATGACTACCTTAATCCGTATCAGCCTTTGATGATGACGCATTTTTCGGAGCATGAGGCCTATATTAAAAAAGGCATCGATTTAAGTTTAAACCTGGGTTTTATGAAACCTCTTGTTGTGTATAAAACATATTCGGATAAAAAAATAAAAATAGATTGTTCTCCTTCTATAGGAATAAGATATATTTTAAATTCATGGGATGCTGTGGACGGGTATACCAAGTATCCGCCTAAAACAGAGCCTCCAAGTCCGGTTTTACCTGATACTCCTATAACTCCTATGACAGGACTCGGAATCAGATATAGCCAAACCTTTATTTTGCCTAGTATAGGAATTCTGTTTAGATTTGAGCTTCCGAGAGCTTGGAAGATTGATTTGTCGACTCAACTTTGCCCGAGCGTTATTGGTTTTGCAGAGGATTTTCATTATATGAGAGAGTATGGGGGCTTAAAATTCGTAGATGTTTTTAAAAAGAAGAACTTATCTTTTTACTTATATCTTTCTGCAGAAAAAAGGCTTTCAAAGTTTTTTTCTTTTTTTTCTTCTGTTGATTATACATCAGTTATAGCTTATAACGGAAAATCCTTTGTTTATTCTATTAAATCAGGATTATTAAAGGATGTTTCTGCTACAGGATCTTCCGGAGCTTCACTGCATTATACCCGTATTAATTTGGGGATTAAAATTCATATATTAAAATAA
- a CDS encoding TatD family hydrolase, whose protein sequence is MFSDSHAHFFMIFQRNEGDPSFLHTMAEQKFRFAMDIGTQPADLEPRQRFISQVFEGKISGEMPISLSVYSNLHLPSFLHFAAGLWPHASSIAEPEKSLKALKADIDTLFLQKAESEKVYPGKPFYFSLGECGLDRFWNGAAAEKRGGDLNSDERGTTDIEGEEFLFKEQLKIAKEKNLSVIVHSRDAYEDTLKCIDEIGHHKGIIHCYSYGLKEAYSFLERGWYISFPGNVTYAKKKADKDRIAELVRAIPADKLLLETDAPYLAPVPFRGKINTPLLIEYTYAAVSEILGKSMETLAEQVYQNCCSCFLVKCKV, encoded by the coding sequence ATGTTTTCTGACTCTCATGCACATTTTTTTATGATTTTTCAACGAAATGAAGGTGATCCTTCGTTTTTACATACAATGGCAGAACAAAAATTCAGGTTTGCTATGGATATAGGAACGCAGCCCGCAGATTTAGAGCCGAGGCAAAGGTTTATTTCGCAAGTTTTTGAAGGAAAAATATCAGGTGAAATGCCGATTTCTTTGTCCGTATATTCGAATTTGCATTTGCCATCATTTTTACACTTTGCGGCAGGTCTTTGGCCCCATGCTTCAAGCATTGCCGAGCCTGAAAAGTCTCTCAAGGCCTTAAAAGCCGATATTGATACTCTTTTTTTGCAAAAAGCCGAATCGGAAAAGGTTTATCCCGGTAAGCCCTTTTATTTTTCTTTAGGAGAATGCGGTCTTGACCGTTTTTGGAACGGGGCTGCTGCCGAAAAAAGAGGAGGGGATTTAAATTCCGATGAAAGAGGAACTACAGACATAGAAGGGGAGGAGTTTTTATTTAAAGAACAGTTAAAAATTGCAAAAGAAAAAAATCTTTCGGTGATAGTTCATTCAAGGGATGCTTATGAAGATACCTTAAAATGTATTGATGAGATAGGCCATCACAAGGGGATAATTCACTGCTATTCCTACGGCCTTAAAGAAGCTTATTCCTTTTTGGAAAGAGGCTGGTATATTTCCTTTCCCGGAAATGTAACCTATGCAAAGAAAAAGGCCGATAAGGACAGGATTGCCGAGCTTGTGAGGGCAATTCCTGCCGATAAGCTCTTGCTTGAAACCGATGCTCCGTATTTAGCTCCGGTTCCTTTTAGAGGAAAGATAAACACCCCTCTTTTGATAGAATACACCTATGCGGCCGTTTCAGAAATCTTAGGTAAGTCTATGGAGACCTTGGCCGAGCAGGTTTATCAAAACTGCTGCTCCTGTTTTTTGGTAAAGTGTAAAGTGTAA